Proteins encoded together in one Rossellomorea sp. y25 window:
- a CDS encoding protoporphyrinogen oxidase, which yields MKTVVVVGGGITGLTTLYHLQKMSKEREIDIKLILIERNQQLGGKIRSVREAEFIMEAGADSIVARNEGVLPLINELHLQDELVYNETGTSYIYTNGELHKIPHDTIFGIPMSVESLQNSSLVSEKGKNAALKDLETENTQFTIESSIGEFLEAFLGKELVENQVAPVLSGVYSGNLHKLTLASTLPYLLDYKNEYGSIIKGLSKNKQKFQGPSNKKFISFKNGLSTIIERLEEKCSSATILKGVETTKLQKTGDKYELTLNGQGSIQADYAVFATPHDVAQKILTHEKLDPDFNKLKNSSLISIYLGFNIPDEELPADGTGFIVSKGSEVKCDACTWTSRKWKHTSNDQNLLLRLFYKSTNPHYKVLKEFSEAELVRTALDDIRKSVGIDGDPISVEVTNWKDLMPNYHLEHSQSVQSLDKNLATELPRVKLAGASYFGVGIGACIQNGKKTAESIIDELEETFEEDK from the coding sequence ATGAAGACAGTGGTTGTCGTAGGTGGAGGAATTACAGGATTAACAACGCTGTACCATCTTCAAAAAATGTCCAAAGAACGAGAAATAGATATCAAGTTAATACTAATCGAGCGTAATCAGCAGCTCGGCGGCAAAATTAGAAGTGTAAGAGAAGCGGAATTCATTATGGAAGCAGGAGCCGATTCCATCGTAGCCCGTAATGAAGGGGTTCTCCCTCTCATTAATGAGCTTCATCTTCAAGATGAACTTGTCTATAATGAAACAGGCACATCTTACATATATACCAATGGAGAATTGCATAAGATTCCACATGACACGATTTTCGGAATTCCTATGAGCGTTGAGTCCCTTCAAAATAGCAGCTTGGTGTCAGAAAAAGGTAAGAATGCAGCACTTAAAGATCTTGAAACTGAAAACACACAATTTACAATAGAAAGTTCAATCGGTGAATTTTTAGAAGCATTCCTAGGTAAAGAACTGGTAGAGAATCAAGTTGCCCCAGTATTATCAGGCGTCTATTCTGGAAATTTGCATAAACTTACTTTGGCTTCGACACTCCCATACTTACTTGATTATAAAAATGAATACGGCAGTATTATTAAAGGTTTATCTAAAAACAAACAAAAATTCCAAGGACCATCCAATAAAAAGTTCATATCGTTTAAAAATGGTTTATCAACCATCATTGAACGACTAGAAGAAAAATGTTCCAGTGCGACAATCTTAAAGGGAGTGGAAACTACTAAGCTCCAAAAAACAGGAGACAAATATGAGCTGACTCTCAATGGTCAAGGGAGCATTCAAGCGGATTATGCAGTATTCGCAACACCTCATGATGTAGCCCAAAAGATTCTGACTCATGAAAAACTTGATCCTGATTTCAATAAACTGAAAAACTCTTCACTGATTTCGATCTACCTCGGATTTAATATACCGGATGAGGAACTTCCTGCTGATGGCACAGGATTCATCGTCTCCAAAGGCAGCGAAGTGAAATGTGATGCCTGCACATGGACGAGTCGGAAGTGGAAGCATACGTCCAATGACCAAAATCTTTTATTGCGACTGTTTTATAAAAGCACAAATCCTCATTATAAAGTGTTGAAAGAATTTAGCGAGGCAGAACTGGTTCGCACGGCACTTGACGATATCAGAAAAAGTGTCGGCATAGACGGAGACCCGATTTCTGTCGAAGTGACAAATTGGAAAGACCTTATGCCAAACTATCATCTTGAGCATAGTCAATCTGTTCAATCGTTAGATAAAAATCTCGCAACCGAACTACCACGAGTGAAGCTGGCTGGAGCTTCGTATTTCGGAGTGGGCATTGGTGCGTGTATTCAAAACGGTAAGAAAACTGCAGAAAGTATTATAGATGAGTTAGAGGAAACGTTTGAGGAAGATAAATAA
- a CDS encoding glycosyltransferase family 4 protein, with protein MPALNIHPSLLAIMDQYYGVKGDFEESLTLQPFCQKTTGDDLKPMKILYVTFFQYPHTGGLSHYITSIKNGFEELGHSVDVLAPNHMTSEQLDEWIPQAASEARTFMLGRYGIANEKIVKNLSFLHVFELFLKEKNLQQYDIIHAQDLFAIFILGHLNQMYQKPLLFTPHGFFTKSRLKFNKIQIGSIEEVYFTELEKVGIEASTEIVMISDSFRPNLMDFGAKDERMTTVHTGIDFEPLPHKNHENIILTCVSRLSPRKGHGFLLEALSKLREHLTNVEVWIVGDGVMKDRLIKQAEELKLNNVIFFGKRHDIPSILSMSDIYVLATVNDNFPLSVMEAMFSRQAVISTTCGGLPEMVQHEETGILCEPGNVEQLAHAIKRFITNKEERDRFANAAESYARQHLTSQVMTRKIEQIYQRYL; from the coding sequence ATGCCCGCTCTCAACATTCACCCCTCTCTTCTGGCCATAATGGATCAGTATTATGGAGTGAAAGGAGACTTTGAAGAGTCTCTCACTCTACAACCATTCTGTCAGAAAACAACAGGTGACGATTTAAAGCCGATGAAAATTTTATACGTCACATTTTTTCAATATCCTCATACAGGTGGATTGTCTCATTACATCACCTCTATAAAAAACGGATTTGAAGAGCTCGGTCATAGTGTAGATGTACTAGCGCCTAACCACATGACTTCAGAACAGCTTGATGAATGGATTCCTCAAGCTGCCTCTGAAGCACGTACCTTTATGCTCGGCCGCTATGGAATCGCCAATGAAAAAATCGTCAAAAATCTCAGTTTTCTTCATGTATTCGAACTGTTTCTTAAAGAAAAAAATCTCCAGCAGTATGACATCATTCACGCTCAAGACCTATTTGCTATCTTCATTCTCGGCCATTTGAACCAAATGTATCAAAAACCATTACTCTTTACGCCACATGGGTTCTTTACGAAAAGCCGCTTAAAATTCAATAAAATACAGATAGGATCCATCGAAGAAGTCTATTTTACTGAACTTGAGAAAGTAGGTATTGAAGCAAGTACTGAAATCGTGATGATCTCAGATTCCTTCCGACCTAACTTAATGGATTTCGGTGCAAAAGATGAAAGGATGACCACCGTTCATACGGGCATCGATTTTGAACCACTTCCTCATAAAAATCATGAAAACATTATCCTAACATGTGTCTCCCGACTGTCCCCTCGTAAAGGTCATGGATTTCTCTTAGAAGCATTGTCCAAGCTTCGTGAACACCTGACTAATGTAGAAGTATGGATTGTCGGAGATGGTGTCATGAAGGATAGACTGATAAAACAGGCGGAAGAACTTAAGCTAAATAACGTAATCTTTTTTGGAAAACGTCACGATATACCCTCTATTCTTTCCATGTCGGACATCTATGTGTTAGCAACTGTGAATGACAACTTTCCCTTATCCGTCATGGAAGCGATGTTTTCCCGGCAAGCGGTCATCTCCACCACATGTGGCGGACTTCCGGAAATGGTTCAACATGAAGAAACAGGCATCCTTTGTGAACCTGGTAACGTCGAACAACTTGCACATGCGATAAAGCGTTTCATTACAAATAAGGAAGAACGTGACCGTTTTGCTAACGCTGCTGAATCCTATGCTCGTCAACACTTAACCAGTCAAGTTATGACGAGAAAAATTGAACAGATTTATCAAAGGTATTTATGA
- a CDS encoding phosphotransferase produces MFHKHGIEEKLSTSLGNKVSIHAASIQNLKSTKRSSIYQLQLQKQTDIFTIIFKIYHSTKYKNEVEINVYSQAYPFLKEFLPEIYLMEKQGSDTWVFMEFVRQIRGQLTFTPKHFDYIIPTLAKLHAHTYEGKFTKEKNIFQSWFPIYSSIKMKKDREKFISNTMTFLDDAKKDKQLKDIIKPHYKSLKNLYSHGPDFFPELMDSGFSITHGDLHMQNICSKDVSKNQPWEIQFIDWESAKFSPTWFDMIVLVEILLAFRKDWQSNAEEIRTHAVDVYTNEMKKYGIDFYTKPIHLYKMAYLQRTLEKGLHTQLRRIFDNRGGELLPYHLEKISTWGSELGIYK; encoded by the coding sequence ATGTTTCATAAGCATGGCATCGAAGAAAAACTCTCAACATCACTTGGGAATAAAGTGTCCATTCATGCTGCATCAATCCAAAACCTTAAATCAACAAAAAGGAGCAGCATTTATCAGCTTCAGCTACAGAAACAAACAGACATCTTCACCATCATCTTTAAAATCTACCATTCTACCAAATACAAAAATGAAGTCGAAATCAATGTTTACAGCCAAGCCTACCCATTCTTAAAAGAGTTCCTTCCTGAAATCTACTTGATGGAGAAACAGGGAAGTGACACCTGGGTATTCATGGAGTTTGTTCGTCAAATCCGGGGGCAGCTTACCTTTACACCTAAGCACTTTGATTACATTATCCCAACACTTGCCAAACTTCATGCCCACACGTACGAAGGAAAATTCACGAAAGAAAAAAACATTTTTCAGTCTTGGTTTCCCATCTACAGCTCGATAAAAATGAAAAAAGACCGGGAAAAATTCATCTCTAATACGATGACATTTCTTGACGATGCCAAGAAGGATAAACAATTGAAAGACATCATCAAACCACATTACAAATCATTAAAAAATCTGTACAGCCACGGTCCCGACTTTTTCCCGGAATTAATGGACAGCGGCTTCTCGATTACCCATGGAGATCTTCATATGCAGAATATCTGTTCAAAAGATGTAAGCAAAAATCAACCTTGGGAGATTCAATTCATCGATTGGGAATCAGCCAAATTTTCCCCGACATGGTTTGACATGATTGTATTGGTAGAGATTTTACTAGCCTTCAGGAAGGATTGGCAAAGCAACGCTGAAGAGATTCGTACCCATGCGGTTGACGTGTATACGAATGAAATGAAGAAATATGGAATCGACTTTTATACCAAACCGATTCATCTGTACAAAATGGCGTACCTTCAACGAACTCTCGAAAAAGGATTACACACTCAGCTTAGACGTATCTTTGACAATCGAGGCGGTGAGCTTCTCCCTTACCATTTAGAGAAAATATCAACCTGGGGAAGTGAACTGGGAATCTATAAATAG
- a CDS encoding carbamoyl-phosphate synthase, with amino-acid sequence MMSSHPAVVLDLSANGVGIIHALSRKGIDVYAFDTEGPYSRGKSRLATCGVCPSPLHQEAELLSFLKGVAKNLDEKPVLYAGADDYVVFISKYRNELSQYYLFLYPDHSLIMDLLDKKKTYELALQYNIPTAKTFFVENEEQLDDAITQLEFPCILKPVFGHEFRKHVNKKAIHIQDAIQLKKVFPIYRKFGELIIQEIIPGDNQCFYKVATFFDDEMELLALFTLQKNHQFPAQFGTGAHIVSKRIPDLVEVGVPLLKELGLNGVSMIEYKKDPRDGQYKLIEINPRFWLTHSLTGHSGVDFAHQYYLYLTGQHPTPQLQQIDGVQWIYIVRYFLTFLEKRKNGEMSIKDFFNGFRGKKVFALLAFDDPMPFIRSTTSHLWNAWKRKRKE; translated from the coding sequence ATGATGTCATCACACCCAGCTGTTGTTCTTGATTTAAGTGCCAATGGAGTTGGTATCATTCATGCTCTTTCTCGAAAAGGAATTGATGTATATGCATTTGATACAGAAGGTCCCTATTCTAGAGGGAAATCCAGACTTGCCACTTGTGGGGTATGTCCAAGCCCCTTACATCAAGAAGCCGAGCTGCTTTCTTTTTTAAAAGGAGTAGCGAAGAATCTTGATGAGAAACCCGTGCTATACGCAGGTGCAGATGATTATGTTGTCTTTATCTCTAAATACAGAAACGAATTATCTCAGTACTATTTGTTTCTATATCCGGATCACTCTCTAATTATGGATTTATTAGATAAGAAGAAAACCTATGAATTAGCATTACAATATAATATCCCAACCGCAAAGACCTTTTTTGTGGAAAACGAAGAGCAGCTTGATGATGCGATTACTCAATTAGAATTCCCGTGTATTTTAAAACCTGTGTTCGGACATGAATTCAGAAAACATGTGAATAAAAAGGCCATTCATATCCAGGACGCCATTCAATTAAAGAAAGTCTTTCCTATCTATCGGAAGTTTGGAGAGCTTATTATTCAAGAAATCATACCCGGAGACAACCAATGTTTCTATAAAGTGGCTACATTTTTTGATGATGAAATGGAATTACTAGCCCTTTTCACTCTTCAAAAAAACCACCAGTTCCCTGCACAATTTGGAACGGGAGCACATATTGTGAGCAAACGAATACCTGATCTGGTTGAAGTCGGTGTTCCACTTTTGAAAGAGTTAGGACTAAACGGAGTAAGCATGATCGAATATAAAAAGGATCCCCGGGATGGACAATATAAGCTCATTGAAATCAATCCCAGGTTCTGGTTGACTCATAGTTTAACAGGTCATTCCGGAGTCGACTTTGCCCATCAGTATTATCTGTACCTTACTGGTCAACATCCTACTCCTCAACTGCAGCAAATTGACGGGGTTCAATGGATTTACATTGTACGTTACTTCCTCACCTTTCTTGAAAAACGAAAGAATGGTGAAATGAGCATTAAAGACTTCTTTAATGGGTTCAGAGGTAAAAAGGTATTCGCCCTACTTGCCTTTGATGACCCTATGCCATTCATCAGGAGTACCACGTCTCACCTGTGGAATGCTTGGAAAAGAAAACGAAAGGAGTGA
- a CDS encoding glycosyltransferase family 4 protein has translation MKELYFPYPYLVSALDKYYGVKAKPITAKTMDSGTDSKRKKKERKSKVKTKKLKGKRGGGKKLSILIATFWDYPHTGGLSNYITTLREGLRALGHKVDIIAPNHFSQIKAEKIREVVVPELKTFFKERYGTYTSKIIQSCRLLYIYEQMMQTVKLEKYDILHAQDLFTANILGRFNEDLGKPLLFTPHGMFTFSRVKFNRIERGSEEEVYYKEIERKAIEYATHMVILSDSFRDPLSLLGAKSAKLTTVNTGIDFKSVARSETRGKIVISCIARLGPRKGHSDLLNALSRINGAIHGVEVQIVGDGEMREALEAQVQSLRLSNVHFLGKRDDVPSILSKTDIFVLPTINDNLPISIIEAMHSGAAILTTNCGGITEIIHHNETGIIVEPGNVNQLATQLKNLIGNEALRKKLGNNAYQYAKNHLTRQAMVDKIEEIYQDLLASGGE, from the coding sequence ATGAAGGAACTATATTTTCCCTATCCTTACCTTGTTTCTGCACTCGATAAATATTATGGAGTAAAGGCAAAACCAATAACGGCAAAAACCATGGATTCAGGTACGGATTCAAAACGAAAAAAGAAAGAGCGCAAATCGAAAGTAAAGACTAAAAAGCTGAAAGGTAAACGCGGCGGCGGAAAGAAACTATCCATTCTGATAGCGACATTTTGGGACTATCCCCACACAGGTGGTCTTTCCAACTATATCACTACTTTGCGAGAAGGCTTGCGGGCTTTAGGACACAAAGTGGATATCATTGCTCCAAACCATTTTTCTCAAATAAAAGCAGAGAAAATTCGTGAAGTGGTTGTTCCTGAATTAAAGACCTTTTTCAAGGAACGGTATGGAACGTACACAAGTAAAATTATTCAAAGCTGCCGTCTCCTCTACATTTATGAGCAGATGATGCAAACCGTTAAGTTGGAGAAATACGACATTCTCCATGCTCAGGATTTATTCACAGCCAATATATTAGGTAGATTTAATGAAGACTTAGGTAAACCACTTCTTTTCACCCCTCATGGTATGTTCACCTTTAGCAGGGTCAAGTTCAACCGAATTGAAAGAGGTTCTGAGGAGGAGGTTTATTACAAAGAAATTGAGAGAAAAGCGATTGAATATGCAACTCATATGGTCATTTTAAGTGACTCTTTCCGTGATCCATTAAGCTTACTGGGTGCGAAATCTGCAAAACTTACCACCGTCAACACGGGGATTGATTTTAAATCCGTTGCCCGGAGTGAAACGAGAGGGAAAATTGTGATTTCATGTATAGCAAGGCTTGGACCAAGAAAAGGACATTCAGATTTATTAAATGCTCTTTCTCGAATAAATGGAGCAATTCATGGTGTCGAAGTGCAAATTGTTGGAGATGGAGAAATGCGTGAAGCCCTGGAAGCTCAAGTCCAATCGTTAAGACTATCCAACGTACACTTCTTAGGTAAACGAGATGATGTCCCTTCCATATTAAGTAAAACTGATATTTTTGTTCTGCCAACCATCAATGACAATTTACCGATTTCCATCATTGAAGCCATGCATAGCGGTGCAGCGATACTTACAACCAATTGTGGTGGAATTACAGAAATCATTCACCATAATGAAACCGGAATCATTGTAGAGCCGGGTAATGTAAATCAGTTAGCAACTCAACTAAAGAACCTAATTGGAAATGAGGCATTGCGAAAGAAACTTGGCAACAATGCGTATCAATATGCCAAGAACCATCTCACACGTCAAGCCATGGTTGACAAAATTGAAGAGATTTACCAAGATCTATTAGCTTCGGGAGGAGAATAA
- a CDS encoding PIG-L deacetylase family protein encodes MKETVLVIAAHPDDELLGTAGTLKRLVDQGNRVVSIITANGRKEEAHHIQQLARKANKEIGIKEVIFLEHPNLELEMMALHLFTKEIEKLIDIYQPSKIFTHHYGDVNRDHQITFQAVLTAVRPVPNKQPIELITFETVSSSEWNTQTNDKQFKPNYYVNISTVIDQKIASLKHYDVEMREFPHPRSYEGVKHLASVRGMTVGVPYAEAFEVIRRVWK; translated from the coding sequence ATGAAAGAAACTGTATTGGTCATAGCAGCACATCCAGATGATGAACTACTTGGTACAGCGGGTACGCTAAAAAGGCTAGTGGATCAAGGTAATAGAGTCGTCTCGATCATTACAGCAAACGGAAGAAAGGAAGAAGCTCATCATATTCAGCAGCTTGCCCGGAAAGCAAACAAAGAAATCGGGATAAAAGAAGTTATTTTTTTGGAGCATCCAAATCTGGAATTAGAAATGATGGCTCTTCATCTTTTTACAAAAGAAATTGAAAAATTAATTGATATCTATCAACCAAGCAAGATTTTTACCCACCATTACGGTGATGTGAATCGAGATCACCAAATCACCTTTCAAGCTGTATTAACAGCAGTTCGTCCGGTGCCAAATAAACAACCGATTGAACTGATCACATTTGAAACGGTTTCCTCAAGTGAATGGAATACTCAGACAAATGACAAGCAATTCAAACCGAATTATTATGTGAACATTTCAACAGTGATTGATCAGAAAATTGCTTCCTTAAAACATTATGATGTTGAAATGAGAGAATTTCCACATCCACGTTCCTATGAGGGAGTCAAACATTTAGCAAGTGTCCGCGGAATGACGGTCGGGGTACCGTATGCGGAAGCATTTGAAGTCATTAGGAGGGTCTGGAAATGA
- a CDS encoding kinase: MIGDGKDGEIYKVADDKVVKYFFKEETHQRELEAMQIGQTSSIMPRLYEFGDNYIVMEFVKGISLARHMKRQGQIDEDMTKKILFVLDEFKRLGFTRWDTEVRHMLMNEEGEFKVIDHKRAFTSDSPVPTKLFKGMKKFGLTGEFLEHVKNLNPELHYAWKKLK, encoded by the coding sequence ATGATTGGTGACGGGAAAGATGGAGAAATCTACAAGGTAGCAGATGACAAAGTTGTAAAGTATTTCTTTAAAGAAGAAACACATCAGAGGGAACTTGAAGCGATGCAAATAGGGCAGACTTCGTCCATTATGCCTCGTCTTTATGAATTCGGTGATAATTATATTGTCATGGAGTTTGTTAAAGGAATATCCCTTGCCCGTCACATGAAACGACAAGGCCAAATTGATGAAGACATGACTAAAAAGATTTTATTCGTTCTGGATGAGTTTAAGAGATTGGGCTTTACGAGATGGGATACAGAGGTTCGCCACATGTTAATGAATGAAGAAGGCGAATTCAAAGTGATTGATCACAAGCGAGCGTTTACATCTGACTCTCCTGTTCCAACGAAACTGTTCAAAGGGATGAAGAAATTTGGTTTAACAGGCGAGTTCCTGGAACATGTCAAGAATTTAAACCCAGAGCTCCATTATGCTTGGAAGAAACTTAAGTAG